A single Cottoperca gobio chromosome 3, fCotGob3.1, whole genome shotgun sequence DNA region contains:
- the gfod2 gene encoding glucose-fructose oxidoreductase domain-containing protein 2: MLPGVGVFGTGSTARVLVPLLKAEGFEVHAVWGRSEEEACCLAKELGIPFHTSRSDDVLLHQDVDLVCIYIPPSMTRQIAVKALGIGKNVLCEKAATAVDSFKMVTAARYYPQLLSVMGNTLRFLPAFGAMRQLLVEGYVGEMQVCDVRVYGPSLLDQSYGWTCEELMGGGGLHTVGSSVIDLLSYLTSARAHRVHGLLRTFVQQNGLIRGIRRVTSDDFCFFQMLMGGTGSRSGGVCCTVTLNFNMPGSFVHEVMVVGSTGRLIARGTELYGQRNGSKGEELLLGDSGWVGPEVKEMPLPHLQGLSSMVKALRQSFQAHEERRSWARGPVAMAPTFEDGLYVQTVVEAVKRSSCSGEWECVEIMSEEPDPNHNLCEALQRNKN; encoded by the exons ATGTTGCCAGGAGTTGGTGTATTCGGCACGGGCAGCACAGCCCGAGTGCTGGTCCCGTTGTTGAAAGCTGAAGGCTTCGAGGTTCATGCAGTTTGGGGGCGAAGTGAAGAGGAAGCGTGCTGCTTGGCAAAGGAGCTTGGCATCCCATTTCACACCAGCCGATCTGATGACGTCCTGCTGCACCAAGATGTCGACCTTGTTTGCATCTATATTCCACCCTCAATGACGAGGCAGATTGCTGTCAAAGCACTGG GTATAGGTAAGAATGTTCTGTGTGAGAAAGCTGCAACTGCTGTGGATTCATTCAAGATGGTGACTGCTGCCAGATACTACCCACAGCTGCTAAGCGTTATGGGTAACACCCTGCGCTTCCTGCCAGCTTTTGGGGCAATGCGCCAGCTGCTGGTGGAGGGATATGTTGGCGAAATGCAGGTGTGTGATGTCCGAGTGTATGGCCCCAGCCTCCTGGATCAGTCGTACGGCTGGACATGTGAGGAGCTGATGGGAGGAGGCGGACTGCACACTGTCGGCTCTTCCGTCATTGACCTTTTAAGTTACCTAACCAGTGCTCGAGCCCACCGTGTTCATGGCTTACTGCGAACCTTTGTACAACAGAATGGTTTGATCCGAGGCATCCGCCGCGTCACCAGCGATGATTTTTGCTTCTTCCAAATGTTGATGGGTGGAACTGGGTCTCGCTCTGGTGGCGTGTGTTGCACCGTGACCCTGAACTTCAACATGCCAGGGTCATTCGTGCACGAGGTTATGGTAGTCGGATCCACTGGGAGACTGATTGCCAGGGGGACAGAGCTATATGGTCAACGCAATGGGAGTAAAGGTGAGGAGCTGTTGCTAGGCGACAGTGGGTGGGTGGGGCCAGAGGTGAAAGAGATGCCCCTGCCTCACCTGCAGGGGCTGAGCTCCATGGTAAAGGCACTGAGACAGTCTTTTCAGGCTCACGAGGAGCGCAGGTCATGGGCTCGAGGACCTGTTGCCATGGCACCGACATTTGAGGATGGTCTGTATGTGCAGACGGTGGTCGAGGCGGTGAAACGGTCCAGCTGTAGCGGAGAATGGGAGTGTGTTGAGATCATGAGTGAGGAGCCAGATCCGAATCACAACCTGTGTGAGGCTCTGCAGAGAAATAagaactaa